From a region of the Streptomyces venezuelae genome:
- a CDS encoding ParB/RepB/Spo0J family partition protein: MHGEDADHIRILAENADDLPPILVHRPTMTVIDGAHRLRVVELLGEDRIAVRFFDGDQEDARLLAVAANIAHGRPLSTTDRTAAAMRIFSAHPQWSDRAVAVVAGLSPKKIGRLRREMALPQSDSRVGRDGRVRPIDTAHRRERAGELIRTNPGFSLRQIAAEVGLAPATVADVRNRIQRGDSPVPRGVRGRAAQAADAARHAPAEAVTVRVPATGATVTRLPSARRRTLAEEKAPVMALEDVRKITGMLTRDPSLRHNASGRSVLRLLDVCSLITRERQKIAETVPAHCKESVARLAEGYAGMWRLLAEELVQQVEEMYEPGGDGRPLSA; this comes from the coding sequence GTGCACGGTGAAGACGCCGATCACATCCGGATACTCGCCGAGAACGCCGACGACCTCCCGCCGATCCTCGTCCACCGCCCGACCATGACCGTCATCGACGGTGCCCACCGGTTGCGCGTGGTCGAGCTGCTGGGAGAGGACCGCATCGCGGTGCGGTTCTTCGACGGCGACCAGGAGGATGCACGACTCCTGGCGGTGGCGGCCAACATCGCGCACGGCCGGCCGCTGTCCACGACCGACCGGACGGCCGCCGCGATGCGGATCTTCTCCGCGCACCCCCAGTGGTCCGACCGGGCCGTCGCGGTGGTGGCCGGACTCTCCCCCAAGAAGATCGGGCGGCTCCGCAGGGAGATGGCGCTGCCGCAGTCCGACAGCAGGGTCGGGCGGGACGGCCGGGTCCGGCCCATCGACACCGCCCACCGGCGGGAACGGGCCGGAGAGCTCATCCGGACCAACCCCGGCTTCTCCCTGCGCCAGATCGCGGCCGAAGTCGGGCTGGCCCCGGCGACCGTCGCGGACGTGCGCAACCGGATCCAGCGCGGCGACAGCCCGGTGCCCCGAGGCGTACGGGGCCGCGCGGCCCAGGCCGCGGACGCGGCGCGACACGCTCCGGCGGAAGCGGTCACCGTCCGGGTGCCCGCGACCGGAGCCACGGTCACCCGGCTGCCGTCCGCACGGCGCCGTACCCTCGCCGAGGAGAAGGCACCGGTCATGGCCCTGGAGGACGTCAGGAAGATCACCGGCATGCTGACCCGCGACCCTTCGCTGCGGCACAACGCCTCGGGGCGCTCCGTCCTGCGCCTGCTCGACGTCTGCTCCCTGATCACCCGGGAACGGCAGAAGATCGCCGAGACGGTGCCCGCGCACTGCAAGGAGTCGGTGGCGCGGCTGGCCGAGGGGTACGCCGGGATGTGGCGGCTGCTCGCCGAGGAGCTGGTGCAGCAGGTCGAGGAGATGTACGAACCGGGCGGAGACGGCCGGCCGCTCAGCGCGTGA
- a CDS encoding NHL domain-containing thioredoxin family protein — protein sequence MNDAAPAPTPAPAPRKRARVRAPELIGKGGWINTGGKDLKLADFRGRTLILDFWTFCCINCLHVLDELRELEEKHRDTVVIIGVHSPKFVHEAEHAAVVDAVERYQVHHPVLDDPELATWKQYAVRAWPTLVVIDPEGYVVAQHAGEGHAHAIARLVEELEAEHEAKGTLRRGDGPYVAPEPVAGALRFPGKALLLPSGNLLVSDSTRHQLVELAADGESVVRRIGSGERGFAGDSFSEPQGLALLPDGRVVVADTVNHALRVYDPATGQVETVAGTGRQWWQGSPTSGPALEVDLSSPWDVAWWQGRVWIAMAGVHQLWTWDPEAGTVEVAAGTTNEGLLDGPAAEAWFAQPSGLAAAGDRLWIADSETSALRYVEAGDEGYVVRSAVGTGLFDFGHRDGDAAQALLQHPLGVTALPDGSVAVCDTYNHALRRYDPATGQVSTLATDLREPSDAVLVGEDIVVVESARHRLTRLRLPEEAVRVDAVAHRTQRAATEVAPGTLRLDVVFQAPAGQKLDTRYGPSTRLLVSSTPPELLAAGEGAGTDLFRELALNPEVTEGVLHVSAMAASCDDDPANEYPACHVHQQDWGVPVRVTPDGASRLPLVLAGMDAEG from the coding sequence ATGAACGATGCTGCCCCGGCGCCCACCCCCGCGCCCGCCCCCCGCAAGCGTGCCCGTGTCCGTGCCCCAGAGCTGATCGGCAAGGGCGGCTGGATCAACACCGGCGGGAAGGACCTGAAGCTTGCCGACTTCCGAGGTCGCACATTGATCCTCGATTTCTGGACGTTCTGCTGCATCAACTGCCTGCACGTCCTCGACGAGCTGCGCGAGCTGGAGGAGAAGCACCGCGACACCGTCGTGATCATCGGGGTGCACTCCCCGAAGTTCGTGCACGAGGCGGAGCACGCCGCCGTCGTCGACGCCGTCGAGCGGTACCAGGTGCACCACCCCGTGCTCGACGATCCGGAGCTCGCGACCTGGAAGCAGTACGCCGTACGCGCCTGGCCCACGCTCGTCGTGATCGACCCCGAGGGGTACGTCGTCGCCCAGCACGCCGGCGAGGGACACGCGCACGCCATCGCCCGTCTGGTCGAGGAGCTGGAGGCCGAGCACGAGGCCAAGGGCACGCTGCGGCGCGGCGACGGGCCCTACGTGGCGCCCGAGCCGGTGGCCGGAGCCCTGCGCTTCCCCGGGAAGGCGCTGCTGCTGCCCTCCGGGAACCTGCTGGTCTCCGACTCCACCCGGCACCAGCTCGTGGAGCTGGCCGCCGACGGCGAGAGCGTCGTACGCCGTATCGGCAGCGGCGAGCGCGGCTTCGCCGGGGACAGCTTCAGCGAGCCGCAGGGCCTCGCGCTGCTGCCCGACGGCAGGGTCGTCGTCGCCGACACCGTCAACCACGCGCTGCGCGTCTACGACCCGGCCACCGGGCAGGTGGAGACCGTCGCCGGGACCGGCCGGCAGTGGTGGCAGGGGTCGCCGACCTCGGGGCCGGCGCTGGAGGTGGACCTGTCCTCGCCGTGGGACGTGGCGTGGTGGCAGGGCCGGGTCTGGATCGCCATGGCCGGCGTGCACCAGCTGTGGACCTGGGACCCGGAGGCCGGGACGGTCGAGGTCGCGGCCGGTACGACCAACGAGGGGCTGCTCGACGGGCCGGCCGCCGAGGCCTGGTTCGCCCAGCCCTCGGGGCTCGCGGCCGCCGGGGACCGGCTGTGGATCGCCGACTCCGAGACCAGCGCCCTGCGGTACGTGGAGGCCGGTGACGAGGGGTACGTCGTCAGGTCCGCCGTGGGCACCGGGCTGTTCGACTTCGGGCACCGGGACGGCGACGCCGCCCAGGCGCTGCTCCAGCACCCGCTCGGCGTGACGGCCCTGCCCGACGGCTCGGTCGCGGTGTGCGACACGTACAACCACGCGCTGCGCCGCTACGACCCGGCGACCGGCCAGGTCTCGACGCTGGCGACCGATCTGCGCGAGCCCAGCGACGCCGTGCTGGTGGGCGAGGACATCGTCGTCGTCGAGTCGGCCCGGCACCGGCTGACCCGGCTGCGCCTCCCGGAGGAAGCGGTCCGGGTGGACGCCGTCGCCCACCGCACGCAGCGGGCCGCCACCGAGGTGGCGCCCGGCACGCTCCGCCTCGACGTGGTCTTCCAGGCGCCGGCCGGGCAGAAGCTCGACACCCGCTACGGGCCCTCCACCCGGCTGCTGGTCTCCTCGACCCCGCCGGAGCTGCTGGCGGCCGGCGAGGGCGCCGGGACCGACCTGTTCCGGGAGCTCGCGCTGAACCCGGAGGTCACCGAGGGCGTCCTGCACGTGTCGGCGATGGCGGCGTCCTGCGACGACGACCCCGCCAACGAGTACCCGGCCTGCCACGTCCACCAGCAGGACTGGGGCGTCCCGGTCCGCGTCACCCCCGACGGCGCCTCCCGGCTGCCCCTCGTCCTCGCGGGGATGGACGCCGAGGGGTAG
- a CDS encoding M18 family aminopeptidase, which produces MSSPARFDRGHTDDLMTFLTASPSPYHAVANAAERLEKAGFRQLSETDAWDTGTGGKFVLRGGALIAWFVPEGASAHTPFRIIGAHTDSPNLRVKPLPDTGSQGWRQIAVEIYGGTLLNTWLDRDLGLAGRLTLRDGTERLVNVDRALLRVPQLAVHLDRSVNSDGLKLDKQRHMQPIWGLGDVQEGDLIAFLEEEEGLEQGSVAGWDLMVHSIEPPSYLGRDRELVAGPRMDNLLSVHAGVAALAAVSATGKLDHIPVLAAFDHEENGSQSDTGADGPLLGNVLERSVFARGGSYEDRARAFAGTICLSSDTGHAVHPNYGERHDPTHHPRANGGPILKVNVNQRYATDGSGRAVFAAACERAGIPWQTFVSNNSMPCGTTIGPITAARHGIQTVDIGVAILSMHSARELCGADDPFLLANALVAFLEG; this is translated from the coding sequence ATGAGCTCTCCCGCCCGCTTCGACCGCGGCCACACCGACGATCTGATGACCTTCCTGACGGCCAGTCCGTCGCCGTACCACGCCGTGGCCAACGCGGCGGAGCGGCTGGAGAAGGCGGGCTTCAGGCAGTTGTCGGAAACGGACGCCTGGGATACGGGCACCGGGGGCAAGTTCGTGCTCCGCGGCGGTGCGCTCATCGCCTGGTTCGTCCCCGAAGGCGCGTCCGCGCACACCCCGTTCCGGATCATCGGCGCACACACCGACTCCCCGAACCTGCGGGTCAAGCCGCTGCCGGACACGGGCTCCCAGGGCTGGCGGCAGATCGCCGTCGAAATCTACGGCGGCACCCTGCTCAACACCTGGCTGGACCGCGACCTGGGCCTCGCCGGGCGGCTGACCCTGCGCGACGGCACCGAGCGCCTGGTGAACGTGGACCGCGCCCTGCTGCGCGTACCCCAACTCGCCGTGCACCTGGACCGGTCGGTGAACAGCGACGGCCTCAAGCTCGACAAGCAGCGGCACATGCAGCCGATCTGGGGTCTGGGCGACGTGCAGGAGGGCGACCTGATCGCCTTCCTGGAGGAGGAAGAGGGCCTGGAACAGGGGTCGGTGGCCGGCTGGGACCTGATGGTCCACTCCATCGAGCCGCCCTCGTACCTGGGCCGCGACCGCGAGCTGGTGGCCGGCCCCCGCATGGACAACCTGCTGTCGGTCCACGCGGGCGTCGCGGCCCTCGCCGCGGTCTCCGCCACCGGAAAGCTCGACCACATCCCCGTGCTGGCCGCCTTCGACCACGAGGAGAACGGCTCGCAGTCCGACACGGGCGCGGACGGCCCGCTGCTGGGCAACGTGCTGGAACGTTCAGTCTTCGCCCGCGGCGGCTCGTACGAGGACCGCGCGCGGGCCTTCGCGGGCACCATCTGCCTGTCCTCGGACACCGGACACGCCGTGCACCCCAACTACGGTGAGCGGCACGACCCGACGCACCACCCGCGCGCCAACGGCGGACCGATCCTGAAGGTCAACGTCAACCAGCGGTACGCCACCGACGGCAGCGGGCGCGCCGTGTTCGCCGCCGCGTGCGAGCGGGCCGGCATCCCGTGGCAGACCTTCGTCTCCAACAACTCGATGCCGTGCGGCACCACGATCGGCCCGATCACCGCCGCCCGCCACGGCATTCAGACCGTCGACATCGGCGTCGCGATCCTCTCGATGCACAGCGCCCGCGAACTGTGCGGCGCGGACGACCCGTTCCTCCTCGCGAACGCCCTGGTGGCCTTCCTGGAGGGCTGA
- a CDS encoding helix-turn-helix domain-containing protein: MVPSAKRSLKYRFYPTRARSVELSRTVGCVRRGCGPAPPARAEDGRGAAVGPHRRSSSRSGRAAVEQEPHA; encoded by the coding sequence GTGGTTCCTTCGGCGAAGAGGTCGTTGAAGTACCGTTTCTATCCGACTCGCGCACGGTCCGTGGAACTGTCGCGGACGGTCGGGTGCGTGCGGCGTGGCTGCGGCCCGGCTCCGCCCGCCCGTGCCGAGGACGGCCGTGGAGCGGCTGTCGGACCTCATCGAAGGTCTTCCTCTCGGTCGGGGCGGGCCGCGGTGGAACAGGAACCCCACGCGTGA
- a CDS encoding acyl-CoA dehydrogenase yields MGHYKSNLRDIEFNLFEVLGRDQQYGTGPFEEMDAETAKNILSEIARLAENELAESFADADRNPPVFDPETNTAPVPASFKKSYKAFMDSEYWRLGIPEEIGGTVSPRSLVWSYAELLLGSNPAVWMYSSGPAFAGVLHEEGNEAQKKVAQIAVEKRWGSTMVLTEPDAGSDVGAGRTKAIQQEDGSWHIEGVKRFITSGEHDMEENILHYVLARPEGHGPGTKGLSLFLVPKFHFDWETGELGERNGVYATNVEHKMGLKASNTCEMTFGDQHPAKGWLIGDKHDGIRQMFMIIEFARMMVGTKAIATLSTGYLNALEYAKERVQGPDLANFMDKTAPKVTITHHPDVRRSLMTQKAYAEGMRALVLYTASVQDEIQVKQAAGQDASAEIGLNDLLLPIVKGYGSEKSYEQLAQSLQTFGGSGYLQEYPIEQYIRDAKIDTLYEGTTAIQGQDFFFRKIVRDQGASLNVLSETIKKFLAEAVGGEELAGARDALAKAAVDLEAIVGQMIVDLTATGEDVKNIYKVGQNTTRLLMASGDVVVGYLLLKGAAVAAEKLATASAKDVPFYTGKIAAAKFFASQVLPNVSVARALAESVDNSLMELDEAAF; encoded by the coding sequence ATGGGGCACTACAAGTCGAATCTCCGCGACATCGAGTTCAACCTCTTCGAGGTGCTCGGCCGCGACCAGCAGTACGGCACCGGTCCGTTCGAGGAGATGGACGCGGAGACCGCGAAGAACATCCTTTCCGAGATCGCCCGCCTCGCCGAGAACGAGCTGGCCGAGTCCTTCGCGGACGCCGACCGCAACCCGCCCGTCTTCGACCCGGAGACCAACACCGCCCCGGTCCCGGCCTCGTTCAAGAAGAGCTACAAGGCCTTCATGGACTCCGAGTACTGGCGTCTTGGCATCCCGGAGGAGATCGGCGGCACCGTCTCGCCGCGCTCCCTCGTCTGGTCCTACGCGGAGCTCCTGCTCGGCTCGAACCCCGCCGTGTGGATGTACTCCTCCGGCCCGGCGTTCGCCGGCGTCCTCCACGAGGAGGGCAACGAGGCGCAGAAGAAGGTCGCGCAGATAGCCGTCGAGAAGCGCTGGGGCTCCACCATGGTCCTCACCGAGCCGGACGCCGGCTCGGACGTCGGCGCCGGCCGCACCAAGGCGATCCAGCAGGAGGACGGCTCCTGGCACATCGAGGGCGTGAAGCGCTTCATCACGTCCGGTGAGCACGACATGGAGGAGAACATCCTCCACTACGTCCTCGCGCGCCCCGAGGGCCACGGCCCGGGCACCAAGGGCCTGTCCCTCTTCCTCGTCCCGAAGTTCCACTTCGACTGGGAGACCGGCGAGCTGGGCGAGCGCAACGGCGTCTACGCCACCAACGTCGAGCACAAGATGGGCCTCAAGGCCTCCAACACGTGCGAGATGACCTTCGGCGACCAGCACCCCGCCAAGGGCTGGCTGATCGGCGACAAGCACGACGGCATCCGCCAGATGTTCATGATCATCGAGTTCGCCCGCATGATGGTCGGCACGAAGGCCATCGCCACCCTCTCCACCGGCTACCTGAACGCGCTGGAGTACGCCAAGGAGCGCGTGCAGGGCCCGGACCTGGCGAACTTCATGGACAAGACCGCGCCCAAGGTCACCATCACGCACCACCCCGACGTGCGCCGCTCGCTCATGACGCAGAAGGCCTACGCCGAGGGCATGCGCGCCCTGGTCCTCTACACGGCCTCCGTGCAGGACGAGATCCAGGTCAAGCAGGCCGCCGGCCAGGACGCCTCCGCCGAGATCGGCCTGAACGACCTGCTCCTGCCGATCGTGAAGGGCTACGGCTCCGAGAAGTCCTACGAGCAGCTCGCCCAGTCCCTGCAGACCTTCGGTGGCTCCGGCTACCTGCAGGAGTACCCGATCGAGCAGTACATCCGCGACGCCAAGATCGACACCCTCTACGAGGGCACCACCGCCATCCAGGGCCAGGACTTCTTCTTCCGGAAGATCGTCCGCGACCAGGGTGCCTCCCTGAACGTCCTCTCCGAGACGATCAAGAAGTTCCTGGCCGAGGCCGTCGGCGGCGAGGAGCTGGCCGGCGCCCGCGACGCGCTCGCCAAGGCCGCCGTCGACCTGGAGGCCATCGTCGGCCAGATGATCGTCGACCTCACCGCCACCGGCGAGGACGTCAAGAACATCTACAAGGTCGGCCAGAACACCACCCGCCTGCTGATGGCCTCGGGTGACGTGGTCGTCGGCTACCTGCTGCTCAAGGGCGCCGCCGTGGCCGCCGAGAAGCTGGCGACCGCCTCCGCGAAGGACGTCCCCTTCTACACCGGCAAGATCGCCGCCGCGAAGTTCTTCGCGTCGCAGGTCCTGCCGAACGTCTCGGTCGCCCGCGCGCTGGCCGAGTCCGTCGACAACTCCCTCATGGAGCTCGACGAGGCCGCCTTCTAA
- a CDS encoding ATP-binding protein, with amino-acid sequence MNELTVRLLATPQAAPVLRHAVREHLGPGSGDAELCVSELLANVITHLGEGTPVTLRVTGTGRAARTRVELTDPDPRARPVRREAAATDESGRGLALLDAVALRWGVTEGYRTKTVWCEL; translated from the coding sequence GTGAACGAGCTCACCGTCCGGCTGCTCGCCACCCCTCAGGCGGCCCCCGTACTGCGGCACGCCGTGCGGGAGCACCTCGGCCCGGGATCCGGCGACGCCGAGCTGTGCGTCAGCGAGCTGCTGGCCAACGTGATCACCCACCTCGGCGAGGGCACGCCCGTCACCCTGCGCGTCACCGGGACCGGAAGGGCAGCCCGTACGCGGGTCGAGCTCACCGATCCCGACCCGCGGGCCCGGCCCGTACGGCGGGAGGCGGCCGCCACCGACGAGTCCGGGCGGGGGCTCGCCCTGCTGGACGCCGTGGCGCTGCGATGGGGGGTCACCGAGGGGTACCGGACCAAGACGGTCTGGTGCGAGCTTTGA
- a CDS encoding helix-turn-helix domain-containing protein translates to MPARKDPDASANVPSFYGAELRYKREAAGLTLDQLAEGSFRGVPFLSQIERGERRMPLDLARHVDVRLGTDGFFERRCEDARRARQSGYAEYFADVAEMEPFAETIEDWAPMLVPGLLQTPAYARAISRAAMPRAADEAIEVLVAARMGRAKLFDGECPPEFWVVLDESVIRRPALPAPQMAELLEHIAAVVRRTRSILQVVPETTGAHALMMGMARFMTFPDAPPVVYVESLHSGQLIDFPALVKDYRRSYDLLRAAALPPEASLALLDAAAEDYRNGKQRN, encoded by the coding sequence GTGCCTGCTCGCAAGGACCCGGACGCGTCGGCGAACGTGCCGTCCTTCTACGGCGCGGAGCTCCGTTACAAGCGGGAGGCGGCCGGACTCACGCTCGACCAGCTGGCGGAGGGCAGCTTTCGGGGTGTGCCGTTCCTGAGTCAGATCGAACGCGGCGAGCGCAGAATGCCGCTGGACCTGGCCCGACACGTGGACGTGAGGCTGGGCACGGACGGCTTTTTCGAGCGCCGCTGTGAAGACGCGCGCCGCGCGAGGCAGTCGGGGTACGCCGAATACTTCGCGGACGTCGCGGAGATGGAGCCGTTCGCCGAGACGATCGAGGACTGGGCTCCGATGCTCGTGCCGGGGCTGCTCCAGACCCCGGCATACGCGCGGGCGATCAGCCGCGCCGCAATGCCCCGGGCAGCCGACGAGGCGATCGAGGTCCTGGTGGCGGCCCGGATGGGCCGGGCGAAGCTCTTCGACGGGGAGTGCCCGCCCGAATTCTGGGTGGTGCTGGACGAGTCGGTGATCCGCCGCCCGGCCCTGCCCGCGCCGCAGATGGCGGAGCTGCTGGAGCACATCGCGGCCGTGGTCCGCCGGACCAGGTCCATTCTGCAAGTCGTCCCGGAAACGACCGGGGCACACGCGCTCATGATGGGCATGGCGAGGTTCATGACCTTTCCGGACGCGCCGCCCGTGGTCTACGTGGAGAGCCTGCACAGCGGCCAACTCATCGACTTTCCGGCGCTCGTGAAGGACTACCGCAGGTCTTACGATCTGCTGAGGGCCGCCGCCTTGCCGCCGGAGGCGTCCCTGGCCCTCCTCGACGCCGCGGCAGAGGACTACCGAAATGGCAAGCAGCGCAATTGA
- a CDS encoding DUF397 domain-containing protein — protein sequence MASSAIDLSTATWRKSSFSNGTGGECVEVAEGFIGAAQWRKSSYSNGTGGDCVEVAEGFIGAAQWRKSSYTNGDNGDCVEVADGLAGVVPVRDSKRPDGGTVVVSAAAWGLFVAALKGC from the coding sequence ATGGCAAGCAGCGCAATTGACCTGAGCACCGCGACCTGGCGCAAGAGCAGCTTCAGCAACGGCACCGGCGGGGAGTGCGTCGAGGTGGCCGAGGGTTTCATCGGCGCTGCCCAGTGGCGCAAGAGCAGCTACAGCAACGGCACGGGCGGCGACTGCGTCGAGGTGGCCGAGGGTTTCATCGGCGCTGCCCAGTGGCGCAAGAGCAGCTACACCAACGGTGACAACGGCGACTGCGTCGAGGTGGCGGACGGGCTTGCCGGAGTCGTTCCCGTCCGGGATTCCAAGCGGCCCGACGGCGGCACGGTCGTGGTGAGCGCGGCAGCCTGGGGGCTCTTCGTGGCCGCGCTGAAGGGCTGCTGA
- a CDS encoding SseB family protein, with amino-acid sequence MYGYDQNPGAQQQYAQQPPQGYAQQAPPLYPEPSPPSLTDAVRAFTTGSLSAEDFQQIFATSKVYCPRGDTPGFLALHNTQHPVIPMFTTLKELRRYAGKESKYFVITGAEVIDLLPTGYGFVLDMEGDHRMVFDAKAVEQMVDFAMRRMYG; translated from the coding sequence ATGTACGGCTACGACCAGAACCCGGGTGCCCAGCAGCAGTATGCGCAGCAGCCCCCGCAGGGCTACGCGCAACAGGCGCCGCCGCTGTACCCGGAGCCGTCCCCGCCCTCCCTCACGGACGCCGTGCGGGCCTTCACCACGGGGTCCCTCTCCGCCGAGGACTTCCAGCAGATCTTCGCCACCTCGAAGGTCTACTGCCCGCGCGGCGACACCCCCGGGTTCCTGGCGCTGCACAACACGCAGCACCCGGTGATCCCGATGTTCACCACGCTCAAGGAGCTGCGCCGGTACGCCGGCAAGGAGTCCAAGTACTTCGTGATCACCGGCGCCGAGGTGATCGACCTGCTGCCGACCGGGTACGGCTTCGTCCTCGACATGGAAGGCGACCACCGGATGGTCTTCGACGCGAAGGCGGTCGAGCAGATGGTCGACTTCGCCATGCGCCGCATGTATGGCTAG
- a CDS encoding ArsR/SmtB family transcription factor: MHFTAEDLFDVTFASEPLPMVELAMALVAWQRTDEAAVFGRWRSRVGRELPARARPLLDLLRPDGDNPQFVEPYARTLEEGLAAVREAGTRLTPEELRRVAARAPGGASWLRALWGQEREAWDQLDGALRSAYEVLVAPHWPRIRQSFQADVAWRTRLLATHGIKAALASTHPAAGWTGTAFEVDRDPAYEIRLPGRGLLLMPSPFWTGRPLLAGHPSGRHVLLYPAMTPLPLVGPGPAEGALDALLGRTRAAVLQLLVQQRTTSELARDLDISLPSVSEHTRTLRAAGLITTRRDGRAVLHSVTGLGVDLLHSGG; the protein is encoded by the coding sequence GTGCACTTCACCGCCGAGGACCTGTTCGACGTCACCTTCGCGAGCGAGCCGCTGCCGATGGTGGAGCTGGCCATGGCGCTGGTCGCCTGGCAGCGCACCGACGAGGCGGCGGTCTTCGGCCGCTGGCGGAGCCGTGTCGGCCGGGAGCTGCCCGCCCGCGCCCGCCCGCTGCTCGACCTCCTGCGCCCCGACGGCGACAACCCCCAGTTCGTCGAGCCGTACGCGCGCACCCTGGAGGAAGGCCTCGCCGCCGTACGGGAGGCGGGTACGCGGCTCACCCCCGAGGAGCTGCGCCGCGTCGCGGCCCGGGCGCCGGGCGGCGCGTCCTGGCTGCGTGCGCTGTGGGGGCAGGAGCGCGAGGCGTGGGACCAGCTCGACGGCGCGCTGCGGTCCGCGTACGAGGTGCTCGTCGCCCCGCACTGGCCGCGCATCCGGCAGTCCTTCCAGGCGGACGTGGCCTGGCGGACCCGGCTGCTGGCCACCCACGGCATCAAGGCCGCGCTGGCGAGCACGCACCCGGCGGCGGGCTGGACGGGCACGGCCTTCGAGGTCGACCGGGACCCGGCGTACGAGATCCGGCTGCCGGGCCGGGGCCTGCTGCTGATGCCGTCGCCGTTCTGGACGGGGCGGCCGCTGCTCGCCGGGCACCCCTCGGGGCGCCATGTGCTGCTGTACCCGGCGATGACCCCGCTGCCGCTGGTCGGCCCGGGCCCGGCGGAGGGTGCGCTGGACGCGCTGCTGGGGCGCACCCGGGCGGCCGTGTTGCAACTTCTGGTCCAGCAGCGCACCACCAGTGAGCTGGCCCGGGACCTCGACATCAGCCTCCCGTCGGTCTCGGAGCACACCCGGACCCTGCGCGCCGCCGGCCTGATCACCACCCGGCGGGACGGCAGGGCGGTCCTGCACTCGGTGACGGGGCTGGGCGTGGACCTGCTGCACAGCGGCGGCTGA
- a CDS encoding pirin family protein, with protein sequence MPAVTVENPLTLPRVAAPQAAVPRKVLAVVSAPGGFEGEGFPVRRAFAGINYQYLDPFIMMDQMGEVEYAPGEPKGTPWHPHRGFETVTYLIDGTFVHQDSNGGGGVINGGDTQWMTAGSGLLHIEAPPESLVVSGGLFHGLQLWVNLPASDKMMPPRYQDIGGGQVQLLTTPDGGSLLRVIAGELDGHQGPGITHTPITMIHATVSPGAQITLPWREDFNALAYVMAGRGSVGEDRRPVQTGQTAVFGEGGSLTVRADASQDSNAPDLEVVLLGGRPIREPMAHYGPFVMNSKHELQQAFDDFQAGRLGRIPTTARTGLGHRGTGEADQD encoded by the coding sequence ATGCCCGCAGTGACTGTTGAGAACCCGTTGACCCTTCCGCGAGTGGCCGCGCCGCAGGCCGCCGTCCCGCGCAAGGTGCTGGCCGTCGTCTCCGCTCCCGGTGGGTTCGAGGGCGAGGGATTCCCGGTGCGCCGCGCGTTCGCCGGGATCAACTACCAGTACCTCGACCCGTTCATCATGATGGACCAGATGGGTGAGGTGGAGTACGCCCCCGGCGAGCCCAAGGGCACGCCCTGGCACCCGCACCGCGGCTTCGAGACCGTCACGTACCTGATCGACGGGACCTTCGTCCACCAGGACAGCAACGGCGGCGGCGGAGTCATCAACGGCGGCGACACCCAGTGGATGACCGCCGGGTCCGGCCTCCTGCACATCGAGGCGCCGCCGGAGTCCCTCGTCGTGTCCGGCGGGCTGTTCCACGGCCTCCAGCTGTGGGTGAACCTCCCGGCCTCCGACAAGATGATGCCCCCGCGCTACCAGGACATCGGCGGCGGGCAGGTCCAGCTGCTGACGACCCCGGACGGCGGTTCCCTGCTCCGTGTCATCGCAGGTGAACTGGACGGCCACCAGGGCCCGGGCATCACCCACACCCCGATCACGATGATCCACGCGACCGTGTCGCCGGGCGCGCAGATCACGCTGCCGTGGCGCGAGGACTTCAACGCGCTGGCCTACGTGATGGCCGGGCGCGGGTCCGTCGGAGAGGACCGCAGGCCCGTGCAGACGGGGCAGACGGCCGTCTTCGGCGAGGGCGGCTCGCTCACGGTGCGGGCGGACGCGTCCCAGGACTCCAACGCCCCGGACCTGGAGGTCGTGCTCCTCGGCGGACGTCCGATCCGGGAGCCGATGGCGCACTACGGGCCGTTCGTGATGAACAGCAAGCACGAGCTGCAGCAGGCCTTCGACGACTTCCAGGCGGGCCGGCTGGGCCGCATCCCCACCACCGCGCGCACCGGCCTCGGCCACCGCGGCACGGGCGAGGCCGACCAGGACTGA